ATAAAGTCATCGTCGGGTTCATAATCGGAAGGTTTAGTTTCCAGCGCCGACAATGCCCTTGCACCGTCAAAATCCACATACGAAAGCCTGGCTGTCAGCTCACCGGCAGGTCTCCCGAAAGCTGTCCCCGGGAGAACGGCAACACCAACATCGTTTAAAAGACGCTGACAGAACTGATCAGATGTTGTTATCTGTTTTGCTTTCAGTGATTCTCTATAGTTCTCAAAGTTCGGAAACATGTAGAAACCACCCTTAGGATAAGCACAGCGAACACCAGCATCTGTAAGTATTTCATGCATCAGCCTGCCAAGCTGGCGCAGTATCTTACGTGAGTTCCACAGATACCTTTCGATATCTATACCAAACTTAAAAGCACGAACAGCAGCATATTGTATGGGTGCGCTAGTGGACGTAAATGTTTCACTGGCAACAGACGCCATAGAGTTCAGAAGCCACTCAAGAGAATCAGGGAATGCAAATGTGCCGAGACGCCACCCCCCTGCCCCGCACCATTTTGATAAGCCGCTGCTGATAACTGTACCTTCCGGGTAGAACTTGGCGATAGACACATGGTTTCCTTCATGATTGGTTTCACCGTATATTTCATCAGACAGCATCACAACTTTATACCTGCGTGCAACTTCTGCAAGCTCCTGAAGCTGCTCCAGAGTATATGTCCCACCTGTCGGATTATTCGGGTAGTTCAGTATAACGAGTCTAGGCTTATTGGGGTCTTCCTTGCAGAGAGCTTCAAGCTCTTCAGGCATCAGGAGCCATTCGTTCTCTTCGAGAGTATTCAGCCAGTGGACTTGATGACCGACGATATGAGCCTGCGGAGCATAAGACACCCAGCTTGGGGTTGGTATTACAAGGTCACCGTAATATACAAGCTGTATGAGAAACATCAGTTCTTTTGACCCGGGACCGATAAGTATGTTATTCGCTTTAAAAGTAAGCCCCTGAGTCTTTTGATAATATTCAGCAACTGCTGTCTGGAGCACCGGAAGCCCCCTCACAGGAAGATAGTCTTTTTGATATGCGTTATTTTTTAGTTCATTTACAACAGACTGCGGAACAGGAAAAGGTGACTGCCCTAATCCAAGTTTATATACTTTCTTACCCTGTTGTCTCAGCGAGTTGCTGAGCTCGTTTATCGCAAGTGTGGCAGAAAGAGGCAGCCCTCTGACATTCAGGTTTAGATTAATGTCAGGTTTTCCATAATCACTCATAATTATACTCCTATAGTTAATATGCAAATTAGGCAAGTATCTTCCTTTTTGAACACATTTTCAAGAGTAACCAACATATGTAAAACAAATATCATTCGAATTTATAAACTGCCTCAGCCAGCTGGCATGTCATAAATTTTTACCTGATATCTGACAATCTTTTCCCCAATACTGCAACGCCTGAGTCAAGCCCTGAAACATCCACGATTACAACACCTGAAATAAGATAACCATCATGTACCAGATAATCCTCCGTATATAACTTATGGATATCGACACTTTTTAAGCTTTCAAAAAAATCTGTATCCACTTTTTCCTGCGCAACTGCAAGCCCTTGGCAAGTAGCACAGCCCTTAAGGTCAGTTGCAACATCAAGCCTGTTCTCATGCATAAAAAAGATCAGTATTTCGTTTTCTTCATTGAGGTCTTCCACAATAGAAGCCACACTCTGAAGAGACTCAATCGTCCCCATGTATATATCATCCTTCAAAACGGGAGCAACAGCCCGAAGCAAAAGACCTTCATGTCCCACTTCAAAACCGTGTATAATATCATTCTCCTGCTTTGCATATTTTATTGAATGCCTGAACAAAATAAAACATTCGCTATCGTTAGCGTCTTTCCAGTGTTTAAACATACAATTTTTCTGAGCTGTATGCGCATGAAGCTGAAAATCACTATGTTTTGTCGAGTCTCTTATAGAGCGTTCTGTCTCTTCTATAAGATCAACTGCAATTGACTCATCTTCAGCTGCCAGAGCATCTTGTATTTCACTCCGCTCTGCCAGATATCTCACCGTATCGATACCAAGAACTGTCTTATGATCCATTTCCGTAAGATAATAATCCTTCATCTTTGCGGAAGCCTCGCCGAGCTGCTTTTCACTGTACTGATTTTCAGTACATCCTGTAAATATAAAACAAAACAAAACAACCATAAACATCTGATAAATAAACCTGTTAGAACATAAACCCCAGCAATATAATTTAAGCATGGTATCCCCCATTAACTCTGATTGAAAATAAGCAGTAAATGCTTTACAATGTATTAACTTGTATCACTTGTAATTATTCTACCAGAATTAATCAAAATTTACGAAAATAACACTTTGAAATTTTGACATTTTCAGTATTTTGCATATAATTATTGTGGATACGTATTTAATAATTCAAGGCTCGTTAAATGGATCATAAGTTAATAAATGTCTCTGAAAAATCAAATATTGAAATCAACGACTCCTCCATAGAGATGCTTTTCCATGGGGTATGCTTATCCTATGAGTGCCCTCACTTCAGAGCAAATAAATGCCGGATGATGTTTGTTATCCACGAAACCGAAAACTCTGCATGGAAATATTCTCAGACATGGATGACACCTACCAAATTTTTCTTACACATGCTGAAACATGGCGACAATGCCTCTGATGACGCTTTGGAATTATTCAAACAGCTTCAGGAGAAATGGCACTGTCTCGATTCAGATGCGTCTTGTAACTGTGACTTTGTCGATGAGATAAAAGCTTTGCGCAACGCTCTTTTGAAAGACCTCGATTACTAACATATCTCTTAAGCCCGGTACTACTCAGTATCCCTCACCCAAAGAATCACTTGACATACGAATATTCAAATATTAATATATTTTAACAAATTACAAGCATATGCTTATAATTATAAAGGTGAAATCATGATTAAATATCTATCTATATTGCAGAAGAACCTCGTATGGGCCATCCCTGTTTCAATGATACTCGGACTTATAGGTGGAGGATTCCTCTTTGACGCACACCCGCTCAAACAGCTGATAATACCCATAACGTTCTTAATGGTTTACCCTATGATGGCAACGTTAAACATCAGATCAATCTTTAAAGGTCGCGACACAAAACTTCAAATTATTACACAAATTATCAATTTTATACTGATTCCGCTCATCGTATATTGTCTTGGTAAAATCTTCTTTACGGGAGACGCACAAAAATTCGGACTATGGGCTGTGGGGCTCTTTCTAATAGGTGTTCTGCCTGCCTCCGGCATGACTATTTCATGGACTGGATTTGCCAAAGGCAATAAAGAGGCAGCGACCAAAATGCTTGTTTTCGGACTTATAATAGGTGCAATGGCTGCTCCGGTTTACACAAAAGTATTTATGGGTGCAACAGTTGAAGTAGACATGCTTCATATGTTCAGGCAGATATGCCTGTTCGTATTTCTCCCTCTTCTGGCTGGGGTTTCAACACAAGCATATATCCGCAAAAGACATGGCAATGAAGCATGGACGAATAAATATAAACCAAAGTTTCCGCCTTTTTCTGCACTGGGAGTCACCTTAATAGCGTTTGTGGCAATGTCGCTGAAAGCTAAAAATATAATAGCAAATCCTGCTGATCTGATAACAATAATGATTCCTCTTGTAGTATTTTATCTGACTTCTTACATACTACTCTCAATCATCGGCAGACTCTTTTTCAAAAGAGAAGATGCTATCGCCATGGTTTTTGGTGTGGTGATGCGTGACCTTTCCATTGCACTGGCAATAGCTATGACTGCTTTTGGAAAAGAAGGGTCTACGATTGCTCTGCTCATATCCCTCGCCTATGTTATACAAATCCAGTCTGCGGCATGGTATATAAAGCTGGTACCTATGATTTTCAAAGAAGAGGATGTTAATACAGAGCAGATACAAGCTGGCGCAGAGACATAGCAAACTCCTCAAAGGTACAGGTGTGATGCTTATGAAAGTCGCTAGTTATTTACGATTGCACTATAGAAGACCACATCAGCTTATAAATTCCAACGGGTAAACCTGTGGTTCTATTGCTTCGCACGTGCTTAACACACAAAGTTACAACTTCGTTGTCACAGCTAGAGCATATGCAAAATACGTCACTGCGAAGCCTACAAGGCTGTGGAACCTCTGGACTCGTTAGTTAATCCTGAGATTGCTTCGTCATTTTACATTCCTCGCAATGACTTGTAAGCTCTTAAGCTGTGATTAGCTCATTCATCCACGCATAAATGCGTGGTGTTCTGTGTCTGCGACCGCATAAAAAAAGGCAGCCACACGACTGCCTTGATTAGCTCAATATAGTTTTTTGACCAGTATCGAATAGTCTGTAAGTTTCTCAACCTTATAGTTCGGCTTACTGTTAATTGCTGTTGCAAGATATAATGTCTTTTCCGGATAGGAAACAGCCAGCATATCTGCACTGCGCTCCTGAACGTCCAGCACCCATGCTGTATATGAAAGCATCTGCTTAAGCTCCATCAGGTCTGCAAGGCTGGGGTTACCTAAAAGCTGAACTGACACAGACTTATTGTTTGCCCCTTTCACCTTCTCCATAACGATGCTTATAAGCGTCTGAGAGACTTCCCTATTCATATTCTGCATCATCTGATTTGTGGCATCGGTAAGACTAGCCCCCATCCCCTTAGCAGCGAGAAAACCGCTGGCAAGTATACGGGAATTGCCATTCTGCTGAGTTAGGAGCCTGTACGTTAGCCTGCCTGTTACAACGTTGAAGGGCAGTGAAACACCATAGCCGGTATCTGTACCCTCTGATGCTGTCGTAGCAGTTTCAACTTTACCTATCAGCAGTGTTCCGGCAAGGCTTTTCACAGCGATATCACGCATTGCCATATAGTTATTTGTCTGCATGGCATTATCAAGAGTTGAAAGGCTGGTTCCGGCAGAGGAAGCTATATCAACAACCTCCATCTGCTGCATTGTAAGCTGGTTTATAACAGTTTCCGTCAGGATGTTTGTCTCCTCAACGTGCTTATCGGGGAAAACAACAGGGATCATAACAGCGACAGAAGTGTTCTTAGCGATCATCCCTACGGCATTTTTAGCCTTTTCCGGAACGATAACTGCACTTATCATAACGCGGTAAAGATTCCCGTCCTCTTCCTCTCCTGTTATCTTATAGCTTTGGATGATGCCGGACACTTCACTCTTAATTGCTTCATCCACAAGCATAGCATTCTGTACTATGGTGTCAGACTTCACTCTTACCCCGGAAGCTTCCTCCATTGCTGCCCATTTTGCGCGGGCAACAGCCTGAAGCTTTGCACTTGCTTTATCTCCGCCTATAATATCTGCCTCACCAATAGATGTAACAGTAACAGGAACTGCAAATGCAACTGTGGCAGTAATCACCATAAAAACAGCAAGTATAAATTTTTTCATATCACTCTCCGGCTGGTTCTGTATTTTTGTCTGTAGTATTCTTGTATATTATAACAAAAGGGATATTACTGTTCTTGGCAACTGCGGAGAAAACGTTATCCGCCGCAGGCAGACCAACTTTTACCCCAACATCTCCAGATGCCCCCTGAGCAGAGGTACGGTAAGCCCTTTTAACATTTTTCTTAGCAAGTATCTCTTTTGCCTTATCCATATCAGCAGCAAAAAAGATATTTTTACGTCCGGCAATCCCGGCATAAACTGTTTCTTCCGTTGGCGCCAGAACTTTTACAAATAAAGAAGGAACATATGATGTGTCAGAAGCATCAATTATGATGCCGTCATACCTGCTCTTTGTAGTCTGGTCAACCGGCTTATACATCGCTCCGTATTTTATATCTTTAAATATATTTATCTTATCGTTATCCACAGCATGGAAAAAATCCTTAAGACTCACTTCGATACAGGCATATCCTGTTTTCTCGACACTGTCATAAAAACGCCCCGAATTAGTATAACTTCCGCACTCTTTGACAATATTAATAAACTTCTCAAAGTCATATTTCTTTTCTTTACCGTTTTTCAGAATAAACTCACTACGTTCTTTTTCAGACATAGCCTCGAATTTCTTTTTTTCACTCTCTTTTGGTGTGTAATCCATATAGGGAGGAGCGTTAAGTATTGCGTCCCTCACAGTAACACCGTCGCTAATATAACTGTGAACAATAACTTTCCAGACAGCCTCTCTGGCTTTTTGCATAGCATCATTCAGTGCAGTGTATTTAGACATCCCATGAGACGATTCCTTTATAACACGTAAAACACCGTTGCTCAGAAAACCGTCGAAACCTTCTGACGGCTCAGGAAAAGGTTCAAACTTGTACTCTCCCTCAATCTCCAGAACGACATTAACATTGGTGTCATTACTGTCCGCATATAAAATTGTATATGTGCAAAGCATGACAAGCAGTATTGAAATTATTTTTGAGCGCATAGTATTCCTTCAGATAATTTTATATCAATAATATAAGGAGATAGGTTTAGATACAAGGTAGAAATCACTGCGGGCGGATTTTCCGCCCGCAAATATATCAGTTTAGAATAATTTTTTCATAAAGCCCTGCCCCTTAAGCTGTTGGCGCTTTACAATAACTCCAAGTTTAAGTCTTGCAGTCTGTTCCGGGTCACCCTTCACCTGAACCCATGCCTGATTAGCTGTAACCTGATCTGAAACAGTTAAATCAAGAGGGATCTTAGACATGTTACATGTGGCAACATTTGTAAACGGATCTACTATCTCGATAAAATCGTAAGCATCAACTTTTGTTCCGGCTGTAATTCCTTTATCAGAGCCGAGGTTTATGAGTGCTACCGTTTTATTTCCTCTGAGCTGCTGGATGTATCCCCTCTGCGCAAATCTCTGAGAAAAGTCGGGACGAAGATCTTCAACTGCTTCACCCATTGCTTTTTTAGCAGCAGTGATAGACATTTCAGGGTTGAAGTTCGGCTGATTGCCTGCTACTTCATGTCCAGTAACTTTTTTATTCAGAAGCTGTTCGCCTGTAGCTACATCAAGAAGCTTTATGGTCATCTCAACATTAACGTTCCAGCCTGCCTGTGTGTTCACCGCAATAGAAGCAAGAGTGAAAAGACTGCCTAAGCTTTTATCATCTTTAATCTTTTCAACATACTTTGTAGTAATATTATCAACTGTACCAGTAATAATATATTGTACTCCGGCCATTTTACCAAGCTGAACGGCAGTGTTCGGATCACCGATTGTCATCTGAAATTTCTGTTCATTCATTATCTTCTGCAGATGGCTTCTGTCGTATATTTTCATACCGCCGATACCGGACATGGTATTTTCTACAGCAGACTGTGCATATGTACCGATATTTGGTGCAATCTCTCTCATGAAAGAGTCTATATTGCCTGAATAATTAGTATCAGTTTTAGATGCAGAAACTCCACCTACTCCTATACCAACAGGTGTGGCAACGACCCCTGCGACAGCAGCAGATTTTCTTGTTGTAGAACTCTGACCGGAAACGTGAGTATTGGTAGCTGTCATTTTGCCGTATGTGGTATTGTTCTGAAATTCAACAATAGCCACTCTGGGGATATCAATTTTGTAAGATGACTGACAAACAGCAGGTATCTGTATCTTCTCAACATCTGCCGGTGAAACTTGATATGCTCCCGGATCAACCTTTGGCCCCCCTGCAACACATGCCGAAAGGATCAATAACATCGATAATAAGAGCGAAGAAAGAGCGATTCTCTTCATTCCGCAACCTCCATAATTTTATGCATGCATTATAGACATAAAAAAGAAATAAATTCAAACTGATTAATAATTAATCACAAGAAAATACTGCCATTACTTTCTGCAGGTCTTCCCAGCATGGCTTTTTCATTTTAGGATTTCGCAAAAGATAGGCAGGATGATAGGTAGGCATGACTTTAACGCCATTCAGTTCAACAAATTCGCCTCTTATTTTTGTAATGCCAAGCTTGGTTTTCAAAAAATTCTGTGCGGCAACGCTGCCGAGACACACAATCACTTTCGGCTTAACATATTCAATCTGACGGTAAAGGTAAGGTATGCATGTATTTGATTCATCTTCAAAGGGATTTCTGTTCTCAGGAGGTCTGCATTTAACGATATTCGCAATGTAGACAGTATCTCTGGTAAACCCCATAGCTTCTATCATTTTAGTAAGAAGCTGTCCGGCTCGCCCGACAAAGGGGATCCCCTGTTTGTCCTCTTCAGCACCGGGACCTTCCCCGACAAACATAAGATCTGCTGCCGGATCTCCCACGCCAAAAACAATATTTAATCTTGTCTCATGCAGACGGCACTTTTTACAGGTACTAACCTCTTTATATAGAGCTTCAAAAGGATTTTCAGGTTTCTGCTCACATTCCTGAGCTAAGACATCCTCGACTCCGTAAATTTCTTTTATTGGGTTATTATCAAAGAGTTCCATTCTTCTTCCTGAAAATATCATATGCTTTTTCTAATATAATCTCTGCTACGCCGGATTTAGGAAGTTTTCCTGAATCAACAGCAGTCCCGTCAGAAAAAAACATTGAAACCTCATTGTCTTCAGTTTCAAATCCGATATCCTGTCTGGAGATATCATTCGCAACGATAAAATCGAGCTTTTTCGCTTCAAGCTTTTTAAGTGCATTTTCACGCACATCATTACTTTCCGCAGCAAATCCGGTGAAAACCTGCATATCCTTTTTGAGAGGAGCAATGTTTATTAATATATCCGGATTTTTCTCCAGCCTGATATTCATGTCG
This window of the Denitrovibrio acetiphilus DSM 12809 genome carries:
- a CDS encoding pyridoxal phosphate-dependent aminotransferase, whose product is MSDYGKPDINLNLNVRGLPLSATLAINELSNSLRQQGKKVYKLGLGQSPFPVPQSVVNELKNNAYQKDYLPVRGLPVLQTAVAEYYQKTQGLTFKANNILIGPGSKELMFLIQLVYYGDLVIPTPSWVSYAPQAHIVGHQVHWLNTLEENEWLLMPEELEALCKEDPNKPRLVILNYPNNPTGGTYTLEQLQELAEVARRYKVVMLSDEIYGETNHEGNHVSIAKFYPEGTVISSGLSKWCGAGGWRLGTFAFPDSLEWLLNSMASVASETFTSTSAPIQYAAVRAFKFGIDIERYLWNSRKILRQLGRLMHEILTDAGVRCAYPKGGFYMFPNFENYRESLKAKQITTSDQFCQRLLNDVGVAVLPGTAFGRPAGELTARLSYVDFDGARALSALETKPSDYEPDDDFIRQHCGENIIAMEKTVEWLKS
- a CDS encoding cache domain-containing protein, whose protein sequence is MLKLYCWGLCSNRFIYQMFMVVLFCFIFTGCTENQYSEKQLGEASAKMKDYYLTEMDHKTVLGIDTVRYLAERSEIQDALAAEDESIAVDLIEETERSIRDSTKHSDFQLHAHTAQKNCMFKHWKDANDSECFILFRHSIKYAKQENDIIHGFEVGHEGLLLRAVAPVLKDDIYMGTIESLQSVASIVEDLNEENEILIFFMHENRLDVATDLKGCATCQGLAVAQEKVDTDFFESLKSVDIHKLYTEDYLVHDGYLISGVVIVDVSGLDSGVAVLGKRLSDIR
- a CDS encoding uracil-DNA glycosylase; the encoded protein is MELFDNNPIKEIYGVEDVLAQECEQKPENPFEALYKEVSTCKKCRLHETRLNIVFGVGDPAADLMFVGEGPGAEEDKQGIPFVGRAGQLLTKMIEAMGFTRDTVYIANIVKCRPPENRNPFEDESNTCIPYLYRQIEYVKPKVIVCLGSVAAQNFLKTKLGITKIRGEFVELNGVKVMPTYHPAYLLRNPKMKKPCWEDLQKVMAVFSCD
- a CDS encoding arsenic resistance protein, encoding MIKYLSILQKNLVWAIPVSMILGLIGGGFLFDAHPLKQLIIPITFLMVYPMMATLNIRSIFKGRDTKLQIITQIINFILIPLIVYCLGKIFFTGDAQKFGLWAVGLFLIGVLPASGMTISWTGFAKGNKEAATKMLVFGLIIGAMAAPVYTKVFMGATVEVDMLHMFRQICLFVFLPLLAGVSTQAYIRKRHGNEAWTNKYKPKFPPFSALGVTLIAFVAMSLKAKNIIANPADLITIMIPLVVFYLTSYILLSIIGRLFFKREDAIAMVFGVVMRDLSIALAIAMTAFGKEGSTIALLISLAYVIQIQSAAWYIKLVPMIFKEEDVNTEQIQAGAET
- a CDS encoding CsgG/HfaB family protein produces the protein MKRIALSSLLLSMLLILSACVAGGPKVDPGAYQVSPADVEKIQIPAVCQSSYKIDIPRVAIVEFQNNTTYGKMTATNTHVSGQSSTTRKSAAVAGVVATPVGIGVGGVSASKTDTNYSGNIDSFMREIAPNIGTYAQSAVENTMSGIGGMKIYDRSHLQKIMNEQKFQMTIGDPNTAVQLGKMAGVQYIITGTVDNITTKYVEKIKDDKSLGSLFTLASIAVNTQAGWNVNVEMTIKLLDVATGEQLLNKKVTGHEVAGNQPNFNPEMSITAAKKAMGEAVEDLRPDFSQRFAQRGYIQQLRGNKTVALINLGSDKGITAGTKVDAYDFIEIVDPFTNVATCNMSKIPLDLTVSDQVTANQAWVQVKGDPEQTARLKLGVIVKRQQLKGQGFMKKLF